DNA from Krasilnikovia cinnamomea:
GTAGACCGGCACGCCGAGGACCCGGCCGATTCGCCGTCCCCGGCGCGCGGAAGGCCGGCGCGGGCGCGGTGAGCTGTCGTCCACGGCATCGATGCTACGGAACGCCCGCTGCGTACCGATGCGCCGTTTCGTCGTACCTCTCCCCTAGCCTGTCCCCCATGACGGCACAGACGGCGTCCCCCGCCCCACCGACCGCGACCCGGACCACCGCTTCGGGGCCGTCGGGCGACGCTTCGGCGGCCGAGCCGGCCGATCGGACCACCGGCCCGTCGTTGTCGCCGTCGCGGGCGGCGGATTTCAAGACCTGCCCGCTGCTGTTCCGGTTCCGCACGATCGACCGGCTACCCGAGCAGCCGTCCGCCGACCAGCTCCGCGGCACGCTGGTGCACGCGGTGCTGGAGCGGCTGTTCGACCTGCCCGCAGAGCAGCGCACCCCGGCCGCGGCGGCCGCCCTGATCACCCCGCAGTGGCAGCGCCTCGTCGCGGAGGAGCCCGCGCTGGCCGAGCTCTTCACGCCCACCGCCAGCCCCGTGCCGGACGAGGCGGACCTGCTCGCCGACTTCCTGGCCGGGGCCGGTGAGCTGGTGAACGGCTACTTCGCCGTGGAGGATCCGCAGCGGTTGGAGCCGGCCGAGCGGGAGAGCCTGATCTCCACGCTGGTCGACGACGAGCTGCTCATCCGCGGCTACATCGACCGCCTGGACGTCTCCCCGGCGGGCGACCTGCGGGTCGTCGACTACAAGACCGGCGGCGCGCCCCGGGAGGCGTTCGAGGGCCGGGCGTTGTTCCAGCTCAAGTTCTACGCCCTGGTGCTCTGGCGCACCCGCGGCCTGGTGCCCAAGGTGTTGCGCCTGCTCTATCTCAAGGACGCCGAGGTGTGTGACTACCGCCCGGACGCCGAGGAGCTGGAGCGCTTCGAACGCACGCTGGTCGCCCTGTCGCAGGCGATCGAGCGCGCCAAGCGCGACCGCGACTTCCGGCCCAAGCCCAGCCGCCTGTGCGGCTGGTGCCGCCACCAGCAGCTGTGCCCGGAGTTCGGCGGCACCCCACCGCCGTATCCCGAGCCGGACGACCCCGTACCCGGCAGCGCGGTCGCGGTCACCTCGACCGGCACGGGAGACCCGGCGGGCACCCGGGACGCCACCGGCACGGGAGACCCGGCGGGCACCCGGGACGCCACCGGCGCGGGGAGGCCTGGGTGAGCGCAGGCGCAGCTACGGCACCGAGGCGGCCGCCGATCCGCGTGCTGCTGGCGGATCCCGCGCCGATGCAACGCTCCGGCCTGCGCATGGCGCTGTCCGAGGCCGGCGACGTGGCCGTCGTCGGGGAGGCCACCGACGGCACCGAGGCGGTGGAGCTCGCGCGCCGGCTGCTGCCCGATGTCGTGCTGCTGGACGTGCGGCTGCCCCGCCTCGACGGTCTGGCCGTGACGCGGGCCATCGCGGCGGCCGCCGCCCCGGTCGCCCGGGTGCTCGTCTTCACCGCCGACGACGGCGACGAACTGGTGGTCGGCGCCCTGGCCGCAGGGGCGTTCGGCTACCTCGGCAAGGACGCGCCCGCGCAGGAGCTGATCTCGGCGATCCGCACGATCGCCGACGGGGGCGCCGTCGTGGCCCCGCGGCTGCTGGCCCGCCTGCTGCCCCGGCTGGCCGACACGGCGCCCGCGCCCGCGGCACCGGCCCCGCCGACGCTGGGCACACTGACCGAGCGGGAACGCCAAGTCCTGGTGCACGTCGCGCGCGGCCACACCAACGCGGAGATCGCCCGCGCCCTGCTGGTCAGCGAGACGACGATCAAGACCCACGTCGGGCATGTGCTGGGCAAACTCGGCCTGCGTGACCGGGTCCAGGCGGTCGTGCTCGCGTACGAGACCGGCCTCGTGGCCCGGGGCGTCTGAGGCGCAGGCGGGCACCCGGGGCGACGTGGCCTCCCCGGGTGCCCGGCGGTGCTCAGGTCGGCGGGGTGCGCCCGCGCCGTTGCGGTCTGGCGGCCGGGGCGAACCGCGCCGCGCGACGTGTGCCGAGACGGTCCTGGACGTGGCGGGCCGCCGTCTCGACGCTGGCCCTGTCGTGCGGCAGCATCAGGCGGCCCGCGCGGTGTCGTCGGCGGCCCGTGAAGCGTCATCGGCAGCCCGGTGCACGTGGATGTCGCCGCTGGCGGTGCGGATGCACAGTTCGAGACCGACCTGCTGGCCGCCCTCGTCGGCCTGGCCGATGGCGAGGTCGCTGCTGGTGGAGCCGGACGCGGTGTTGAGGTCGAGCCAGACGCCGGTGCCGCGGGCCACGCCGATCGTCACGTCGCCGGAGGCCGAGTGGACGTTCGCCTGGCCGCGCGCGAGGCAGCCCACCTCGATGTCCCCGGACGCGGTCCTGGCCTGCAGGGAGCCGCCGATGCTGCGGACGGTGAGATCACCGCTGGCGGTGTTCGCGATGACGTCACCGGTGACGTCACCGACGCGCAGGTCGCCGGAGGCGCTGCCGATGTGCAGGCTGCCGCCGACGCGGTCGAGCGTGATGTCGCCGCTGGCGGCCTTGACCTGCGCCGCGCCGGTGACCCGTTCGACGAAGGCGTCGCCGGAGGCGAGGTCCGCGCGCAGGACGGAGAGCTCACCCCGGGTGCGCAGGTCGGCGGAGGCGGTCCGGGCGTTCAGCGCGCTGCCGACCGGCACCTGGACCACCACGTGCACCTTGGCGGAGCGCCGCCACGGCCACCCCGTCTCCTCGGACGGGCGCACCGACAGCTGATCTCCGTCGAGCTGGACGCGGAAGTTCTCGGCGACCTGGCGCGCGGTGGCGCTGTCGTCGTACGGGGTGACGTTCACACGGACGGCGTCGCCCGCTTCGGCGGTGACCTCGGCGGCGCCGCGGTGCATCTCCAGCCGGATGTCGAGGGGGCCGTCGTGGGTGAATTCGTACTCGGGCATGGTGCTGCTCCTTTGCGGGTGAAGGCGAGGTCAGGCCTGGGCGAACCCGGTGATGCGCTTGCCCGAGCGCCCGGGCGGCCCGGGCGGCGCCGGGGGCGCGGGCGGCGCGGGCCAGCCGGGCGGCTCGGGCCGGGCCCAGCGCGGCGGCTGGGTGGCGGCCGCGGTGACCGCGCGGACCAGCCACGCGTTGACCGAGATGCCCTCGGCCGCGGCGGCCTGCTCGACGTGGTTCTTCAGCGCCTCCGGCATGCGCAGGGTGAGCCGGGCGAGGTCACCGCCGTCCAGTGCGGGCGGCTCGGGCGCCGGCTCGGTCACCGCCTCCGTGACGACGAGATCGGCCTCCCGGCCGCGCAGGCGCACCTCGACGCCGGCGCCGTGCAGCCGGGTGGTGATCTCGGCGGCCGCGTCGGACAGCGCCTCCAGCAGCGCCAGCCGGGCGGACGCCTCCAGTGCGTGGCCGAGCAGGTCGGCGGCGCGTTGGGTCTCGGAGCCGCCGGGTGCGGCCGCGGCCGCGAGATCGGCCCGGAGCGTCTCCAGATACGGGGTCAGGTCCATGACTCCATACTGACGTCACTGGTGACGTCAGTCAAGCGTCAGATTGACGCCACTCCGCCGTCAACCGCGCACCGCGGGCTCAGCACCGGTCGCGCAGGAGTGCGGCCAGGTACGCCGGATCCACCCCCTCCAGCGACTCACGCAGGTGCACGCCGTCGATCGGCGGCAGCTCCAGCTCGACGGGCACCGCCAGGACCGCCGCACCGGCCGCCAGCGCGCTGCTCACCCCGGCCGGCGAGTCCTCGACGGCCACGCACGCCGCGATCGGCACGCCGAGCAGCCGGGCGGCCGTTCGGTACGGCTCCGGATCCGGCTTGGGCCGTTCGACCTCGTCGCCGCAGACCACGACGTCGAAGTTGGCCCGTCCCAGCGTGTCCAGCGCGACCTCGACCAGCTTGCGGCCGGTGGAGGTGACCAGCGCCGTGGGCACGCCCGCGGCCCGCACGGCGCACAGCAGTTCCCACGCGCCGGGGCGCCACACCAGACCGTCGGTGAACAGCTCGAACACCCGGCCGGTCAGCCACGCCACATCCGCGGCCTCGTCGCGGTCGGGCTGGCCCAGGTCGTCGCGCAGGAGCTGCATCGTGCGCGTCATCGTGGTGCCGACCATCGCGTGCCGGGCGGAGCGGGACAGCTCCCCACCGGCGAGCCGGGCCAGCTCGATCAACGCGACGTCCCAGACCTTCTCGCTGTCGACCAGGGTGCCGTCCATGTCGAACAGCACCGCCGCCGGTTGTCGTGCGCTCAGGATGAGCCTCCAGGTTCGTCGGGGCCGCTGGCGCGGCCGGGTGGGGTGGCGGGGCACGGCATGATGGTTGGCGTGCTCGTCGAGGACGTGACCCCGCTGACCGTACGGCCCGTGCGGCGCCCGTTGCTGAGCCAGCGCTGGCACGACCTCACCTTCCTGCACTGGGCGGTGCCGCCGTCGGCGGTGGCACCGCTGCTGCCCGCGGGCACCGTGCCCGACACCCTCGACGGGGCAACCTACGTGGGGCTGATCGGCTTCCGGATGGTCGGGGTGGGTCCGCTGCGCGGGCCCGCGGTGCCGTACCTGGGCACGTTCTGCGAGACGAACGTGCGGTTGTACAGCGTCGACCGGCTGGGGCGGCGGGCGGTGGTGTTCCGGTCGCTGGACGCGGAACGGCTGCTGCCGGTGCTGGTCGCGCGGGCGCTGCTGCGGCTGCCGTACATGTGGTCGCGGATGCGGCTGGCCCGCGAGGGTGACGTGCTGCGCTACACCAGCCGGCGCCGGTGGCCGGGCCCGCGCCCGGCCGTCAACGCCATGGCGGTCCGGGTCGGCGCGCCCATCGCCGCGCCGACGCCACTGGAGCAGTTCGTGACCGCCCGGTGGGGACTGCACACCCGCGCGTGGGGTCGCACCCTGCACCTGCCCAACGACCATCCCGTCTGGCCGCTGCACCGCGCCGAGTTGCTCAGCCTCGACGACACCCTGGTACGGGCCGCCGGGCTGCCGGATCCCTCGGGTCCACCGGTCAGCGTGCTGTACTCCCCCGGCGTCCCGGTCGTCTTCGGGCCGCCCGACGTACCCCCGATCAGCCCGCGTCGAGCAGGGCCACCGACGGCATGTCCCCGGCCAGCAGGCGGGCGATGACGTCCGCCTCGGACGGGCGGGCGAAGTAGAAGCCCTGCCCGAGGTCGCAGCCGAGTTCCCGCAGCGTCGACCACTGGGCGCTGGTCTCGACCCCCTCGGCGACCGTCTGCAACCGCAGCGCCCGGCCGATGCCGATGACCGCCTCGGTGAGGGTGGCCGCGTCCGCGTCCTCCTCGCCCTGGACGAACGACCGGTCGATCTTCAGGATGTCGACCGGGAAACGCTTCAGGTAGCCCAGCGACGAGTACCCGCTGCCGAAGTCGTCGACGGCCACCCGCACCCCGAGGCGGCGCAGGCCGTGCAGCGCCGCCAGCACGACATCGGAGTCACGCATCAGGGTCGTCTCGGTGATCTCCAGGACGAGGCAGGACGGTTCGATGCCCGAACGCGACACCGCGTCGGCGACCTCCTCGACCAGGTTCGGGTTCTGGAACTGGCGCGCCGACAGGTTCACGCTCATGTGCAGCTCCCGCGCCGAGGGCAGCTCCCGGCGCCACTCGGCGAGCTGGTCACAGGCCTGCCGCAGCACCCACCGGCCGAGCGGCACGATCAGACCCGACTCCTCCGCGTACGGAATGAACGTGTCCGGTCCCAGCACCCCGTCGGTCGGGTGCCGCCAGCGCACCAGCGCCTCGACGCCGGTGGGGCGCCCGCTGGGCATGTCCACGATGGGCTGGTACAGGACGAAGAACTGCTCCTCGGCGACGGCGCGTTCCAGCTCCGTGCGCACCCGCGCCTCGCGCAGCACGTCGGCGTACATGGCCGGGTCGAAGACCGCGTAGCGGTCCCGGCCGTTGCGCTTCGAGGCGTACATGGCCAGGTCCGCGTCGCGCAGCAGCTCCTCGGTGTCGGCGGTGCCGTCGCTGGGGGCCGCGATCGCGATGCCGATGCTCATCGTGCAGACGACGTCGCGGGCGGCCAGGTTCACCGGCTCCCGGACGACGGCCAGGATGCGTTCGGCCAGGGCCACCGCCTCCCGCTCGTCGACGCCCTCCACCAGCAGGGCGAACTCGTCACCGCCGAGGCGGGCGAGGGTGTCGGAGGGCCGTACCTGTGCGCTCAGCCGCTCGGCCACCGTGGTGAGCAGATCGTCGCCCGCGCTGTGCCCGAGGGTGTCGTTGACCATCTTGAAGTTGTCGAGGTCGATCAGCAGCAGGGTGACGTGCTCGCCGCCGCGCCGGGCCCGGGCCACGGCATGCTCCAGGCGGTCGTGGAACAGGGCCCGGTTCGCCAGCCCGGTCAGCGAGTCGCGGAACGCCTGGCGGGTCAGTTCCTCCTCCAGCGAGCGGCGGGCGCCGATGTCGCGGACGCTGAGCACCAGCGCGCCGAGGTCAGCGTCCTCGACGCGGTTGGTGCCGATGATGTCGGCGTACAGCCACGCGTCGTCCGCGCACCGCAGGCGGGCCTCGATCCGGCTGGTGTGCCCGACCGGCGTGGCGGCCAGGGCGTTGAGCCATTCCCGGGTCCGGGCCAGATCGTCGGGGTGCGCGAGGGCGCCCAGGTTGCCGTCGATCTGCCACGGCTGGTCGGGGCCGAACAGGGTCCGCGCGGACGGGCTGACGTAGCGCAGGCGTCCGGCGGGGTCGATGGCGAGCACGGCGTCGGAGGAGTTCTCCAGCAGCAGTTCGATGCGCCGTTCCGCGGTGCGGCGGCGGTCGTCGAGCCGGCTGCGGCTGCCCGCGGTCAGCGCGCACAGGCCCACGACGCAGGCCAGCATCGCGGCCATCCCGGCGATGAAGGTGACGTCGATGCCGGGCTGCATCGGCACGAGGGCGAAGAACCCGCCGAGCGCCAGCACGCCCACGCCGATGACCCACCGCGGCGGGTACAGCGCGGCGGACGCCGTGACGACCAGCATGACGGCCGGGACGTAGCGCATCCGGCCGGTGTCGTCGACGACCTCGAACAGGTAGATGATCGCCAGCTCGGCGAGGAACCAGGTGAGCAGAGCCTCGCGCGCGTGCGGCAGGCGGACGATCCGCGCCCACGGCAGCCGGGTCGCGGCCGCCTGCACCAGGGTCACCACACCCATCGGTACGGCCCACCACCGCATGCCGGACTCCCACGCCACCGCCATGCGCAGGGCGGCCAGCAGGGAGATCCCGACGGCGACCCACGCGCAGATCCGGACCTGACGCGCCCAGAACTCGACGTCGTAGTCGTCCGCCAGGGGCTTGAGCTTCACGCCTGGGTAATCGGGTGCGGCGAGGCCCGGCTGAGTCATCGGCCCGGCCGTGAGCCGGTGGTCCCGATCAGAACATTCGTGGCAGCACGAGCCACAGGGCGACGCCGAGCGCCGGGACGGACACCGCCAGCGCGGCCCGGGCCAGCCCCCGGAACCGGCGCACCGGCCCGGACACCCGCAGCACGGCCGCACCGGCCGGTCCCGGCTCCATCACGTACTCGTAGCCCTGCGGGTCGCGGGCCCGCAGGCCCGGCGGATCCGGCCGCTGCTGGACCGTGAGGCCCGCCCGCCGCCACATCCCCCGATACACCGCCACCAGCTCCGGGTACGACACCGGCAGGTCGCGCAGGTCCAGGCTGCGCTGCCGGCGCAGCTGCCCGCCCGGGGTACGGATCCGCCCGGCGCCGCCCGCCGCCGCGGTGACCGGCACCCCCGAGCCGACCAGCGCGCGCGCGAGCCGCCGCGCCACCGCTCGTTCGGCCGGGTCGGCGGGCAGCAGGCGCAGCATCGCGCGCACCAGGTGGGCGTTGGCCACCGCGAACACGCACAGCACCGCGATCCGGGCCAGCGGCGGGGCCGTGCCCGGCCCGGTCAGCCACCGATCGGCCGGCACGTACAGCAGGCCCGTGGGGAAGACCAGCGGGGCGGCGACCCCGCTGCCGGCCGCGGCCAGCACCGCGACGGCCGCCACGTACACGGCGGTCGCGGCGCGAAACGCCAGACCCGGACGCATACGGCCAGTCTGCGAGCCCGGGCCGGGCGGCGCGCGGATTCGGCGCACGCCGGACCGGGCGGCAGCGCATCCGGGCCTGCCGGGTCGGCGGGCTCAGACCGGCACCGCCACGCCGTCGCGGGCGTGCCGGACCGGCTCGGCGGCGGCGAGGCGCCGTTCGACCCGCTCGGCGAGGGCGCGCAGGTGCGGCCAGCGCACGTGGTCCACCCGGGCGTTCCACGAGTGGGCGCCGTGCCGGCACAGCATCTCGGTACGCCGGTCCGCCAGGGTGACCCGCTGGCCCTCGGGCCCGACGGTCTGGTCGGCGTACGTCAGCGCGTCCGCCACCACGCCGCCCTCGTCGGCGAACGCCGCGAGCGCCCCGCCGAGCCCGCGCGCCGCCGCCACGAACACCGCACCCGAGTGGTGGGCGACCAGCCCCGTCACGCGCGGCGGCCACCGCCGGGCCGCCAGGTAGCCGGCCCCGTCCAGCGGGTGGAAGCCGGTGACGACCGCCGGCGGCGCGTACCCGATGTCGTGCAGCCAGGCCGCCGCGACCAGCAGGTCCGCGTCGATCCCCAGCGGTCCGGCCAGTTCCGCCGCCCGGTGCGCCACCCCGCGGCTGTGCCGCCACCGCGCGCCCATGCCCCCCAGCAGCGCGTACGCGGTCTGCTGCGCGGCCTCGGTGAGCGTCGTCAGGGCCAGGCTCATGCCTCGCAATGGTGCGAAACGCCGGTGAACGGCGACCCACGCGCGGGTGACCACCGGCTGAACCCGGCCCGTCGAGCGACCTGCGAAACGTCGGACCGCCGTCTCGCAATTCATTAAGCGAGCGCCGCCGCGGCCGATGTGCTCCATGTTGGGGAGGTCGAGGAGACGCATGCGCAGAGTCAGGATCGGTACGCGGCTGGCAGCCGCGTTCGTGGCCGTGCTCGCCCTGCTAGGGGTGGTGGCGGCGGTCGCGTTCACCGGGATCCGTAATCAGAAGGCCACCGCCAGCGAGGTGCGCGCCCTGCAGGTGCTCACCAGCGAGGCGAAGGAGATCCGGTTCTACGCGGCCAGCCTCAACGGCTGGCAGAGCGCGTACGTGGCGGACATCCACCGGCTCGGCGCGGCTCGCGCGTTCGGTGGCGACTCGGTCAACTACCGCGCCTGGCAGCGCGAACGCGACCGCTTCCAGGCGTACCTGAAGGCGGTGCACAAGGCCGACATGAACGGCGCCGAGCAGGCGCTGTTCGCCAAGGTGCAGAAGGAAGCCGCCACCTACTTCGGGGTCAACGAGCAGGTGGTGGCGGCGTACAAGCCGGGCACGCCCGCGGCTGTGCGCAAGGGTGACCAGCTCGCCCAGTACGACAGCTGGAACTCCTACTACCGGATCATGACCGCCACGCAGCGGCTGGTGGAGTCGGTCGACCAGCGCAGCGACCAGGCGGTCGCCGAGTCGGCCGCGGCGGCCGACACCGCGCAGCGGATCATCCTGGTCGGCAGCGCGCTGGCGCTGCTGCTCGGCTGCCTGCTGGCCCTGGTTGTGACGCGCAGCATCACCCGGCCGGTCGTGGCGGCCCGCGACGCCCTGCGCCGGGTCGCCGACGGCGAGCTCAGGGTGGAGCTGCCGCGCGGCGGCACCGACGAGCCCGCCGAGATGGCCGCCGCGCTCGGCGACGCGCTCGGCTCGATCCACCGGGTGGTCGTCGACGTGGCCGCGCAGGCGGAGGTGCTGGACCAGACCTCGGCCGCGCTGGACGAGGTCGCGCAGACCTTCGCCACCAACATCTCCGAGACCTCCACCCAGGCCCGGATCGTGGCCGACGCCTCGCAGGAGGTCAGCGCCAACGTGAACTCGGTGGCCATGGGCGCCGAGGAGATGGGTTCGGCGATCGCCGACATCGCCGAGAGCGCGTCGCAGGCGGCCCACGTCGCCTCCGAGGCGGTCGCCGCCGCCGGGGTCGCGAACAGCACGGTCGCCAGCCTCGGCGCCTCGTCGGCGCGGATCGGTGACGTGCTGCAGCTGATCACCGCGATCGCGGAACAGACCAACCTGCTGGCGCTGAACGCCACCATCGAGGCGGCCCGGGCGGGCGAGCTCGGCAAGGGCTTCGCGGTCGTGGCGGGCGAGGTCAAGGAGCTGGCCCAGGAGACCGCCAAGGCCACCGAGGACATCGGCCGGCTGGTGCAGGACATCCAGAGCGACAGCGCGGCGGCCGCGTCGGCGATCTCCGGCATCGGCGAGATCATCAGCCGGATCAGCGGCTACCAGACGACGATCGCCAGCGCGGTCGAGGAGCAGACCGCGACCACCACGGAGATGAACCGGGGCGTCGCCGAGGCCGCCGGGGGCAGCACGCAGATCGCGGAAAACATCGCCGCAGTCGCCGCGGCCGCGAGCGCGGCCAGCGACGACGTGGCCCGCTCCCGGGCCGCCGCCGCCGAGCTGACCCGCATGTCGCGGCAGCTGCGCGAGGCCGTCGGACAGTTCCGGTACTGAGAGGCGACGAGGACATGCGTACGAAAATGTTGGTGGCCGCGGCCGCCGCGGGTGCTCTGGCCCTCGCCGGGTGTGCGAATACGCCGGTGGCACCGGCCGACTCGGCGGCCGCCGCGGCGATCGCCGGGCTGGGCGCCGAGCACGTCAAGGTCGGCATGGCGTTCGACATCGGCGGGCGCGGCGACAAGAGCTTCAACGACATGGCCGGTGCGGGGCTGGACCGGGCCAAGAAGGAGCTCGAGATCGAGGTGACCGAGACGGCGCCCGCCAAGGAGGGCGACGACGTACGCCTCGACACCCTGCGCAAGCTGGTCGCCGCCGGCAACAACCCGGTGTTCGCCGTCGGCTTCCAGTACGTCAACGCGTTGAAGAAGATCGCCACCGAGCACCCGGAGACGACGTTCGCCATCGTCGACGACGACTCGATCGCCGCCGACAACGTGGTGTCGCTGGTCTTCGCCGAGGAGCAGGGGTCCTTCCTGGTCGGCGCGGCCGCCGCGCTGAAGTCGAAGTCCGGCGTCGTGGGCTACATCGGCGGGGTGCAGATCCCGCTGCTGCAGAAGTTCGAGGCGGGCTTCACGGCGGGCGCCAAGCACGTCAACCCGAAGATCAAGGTAAAGGTGAAGTACCTGAGCGCCCCGCCGGACTTCAGCGGGTTCGGCGCACCGGACAAGGCGAAGCAGATCGCCGCCGACATGCTGGACGATGGAGCGGACGTGATCTACGCGGCCGCCGGTGGCTCCGGTGCGGGCGCGCTGCAGGCGGTGGCCGCCACCGAAGGCGCCGCGTTCGTCGGCGTCGACTCCGACCAGTACGCCAGTGCTGACGGGGCCGTGAAGTCCGCGGTGCTGACCTCGATGCTCAAGCGCGTCGACAACGCGGTGTTCCAGGAGATCCAGGCGTTCGTGAAGGGTGACCGCGCGGGCGGGGTGCGCCGCTTCGACCTGAAGACCGACGGCGTCGGCTACGCGACGTCGAACTCGGCCCAGATCGCCGGGCTGCAGCCGGAACTGGACCAGCTGCGTCAGCAGCTGTACGACGGCCGGATCGTGGCGCCGACCAAGCCCTGAGCGTCAGGAGCGCGGCAGGAACCACCAGCCGTCGGCCACGGGCCGGCGGCTGGTGCCGTCCTGGGGCAGCGCCTCGGCCAGCACCGAGCGGTGGGCGCGGGCGGCGAGGTACTCCGGTTCCCACCCCTCGAACTCGGTGACGATCTCGACCCGCGGGTCGTCGCCGGGACCCCGCAGCCAGAGTTTGATGCGCATGCCCACGCCCCTCTACTAGGCAATAGCCTATTTCGTACGACCATAGCGTATGTGCTGATCGTCCG
Protein-coding regions in this window:
- a CDS encoding response regulator, which produces MSAGAATAPRRPPIRVLLADPAPMQRSGLRMALSEAGDVAVVGEATDGTEAVELARRLLPDVVLLDVRLPRLDGLAVTRAIAAAAAPVARVLVFTADDGDELVVGALAAGAFGYLGKDAPAQELISAIRTIADGGAVVAPRLLARLLPRLADTAPAPAAPAPPTLGTLTERERQVLVHVARGHTNAEIARALLVSETTIKTHVGHVLGKLGLRDRVQAVVLAYETGLVARGV
- a CDS encoding DUF4097 family beta strand repeat-containing protein is translated as MPEYEFTHDGPLDIRLEMHRGAAEVTAEAGDAVRVNVTPYDDSATARQVAENFRVQLDGDQLSVRPSEETGWPWRRSAKVHVVVQVPVGSALNARTASADLRTRGELSVLRADLASGDAFVERVTGAAQVKAASGDITLDRVGGSLHIGSASGDLRVGDVTGDVIANTASGDLTVRSIGGSLQARTASGDIEVGCLARGQANVHSASGDVTIGVARGTGVWLDLNTASGSTSSDLAIGQADEGGQQVGLELCIRTASGDIHVHRAADDASRAADDTARAA
- a CDS encoding toxin-antitoxin system HicB family antitoxin; the encoded protein is MDLTPYLETLRADLAAAAAPGGSETQRAADLLGHALEASARLALLEALSDAAAEITTRLHGAGVEVRLRGREADLVVTEAVTEPAPEPPALDGGDLARLTLRMPEALKNHVEQAAAAEGISVNAWLVRAVTAAATQPPRWARPEPPGWPAPPAPPAPPGPPGRSGKRITGFAQA
- a CDS encoding HAD family hydrolase, which gives rise to MLFDMDGTLVDSEKVWDVALIELARLAGGELSRSARHAMVGTTMTRTMQLLRDDLGQPDRDEAADVAWLTGRVFELFTDGLVWRPGAWELLCAVRAAGVPTALVTSTGRKLVEVALDTLGRANFDVVVCGDEVERPKPDPEPYRTAARLLGVPIAACVAVEDSPAGVSSALAAGAAVLAVPVELELPPIDGVHLRESLEGVDPAYLAALLRDRC
- a CDS encoding YqjF family protein; translated protein: MLVEDVTPLTVRPVRRPLLSQRWHDLTFLHWAVPPSAVAPLLPAGTVPDTLDGATYVGLIGFRMVGVGPLRGPAVPYLGTFCETNVRLYSVDRLGRRAVVFRSLDAERLLPVLVARALLRLPYMWSRMRLAREGDVLRYTSRRRWPGPRPAVNAMAVRVGAPIAAPTPLEQFVTARWGLHTRAWGRTLHLPNDHPVWPLHRAELLSLDDTLVRAAGLPDPSGPPVSVLYSPGVPVVFGPPDVPPISPRRAGPPTACPRPAGGR
- a CDS encoding putative bifunctional diguanylate cyclase/phosphodiesterase encodes the protein MKLKPLADDYDVEFWARQVRICAWVAVGISLLAALRMAVAWESGMRWWAVPMGVVTLVQAAATRLPWARIVRLPHAREALLTWFLAELAIIYLFEVVDDTGRMRYVPAVMLVVTASAALYPPRWVIGVGVLALGGFFALVPMQPGIDVTFIAGMAAMLACVVGLCALTAGSRSRLDDRRRTAERRIELLLENSSDAVLAIDPAGRLRYVSPSARTLFGPDQPWQIDGNLGALAHPDDLARTREWLNALAATPVGHTSRIEARLRCADDAWLYADIIGTNRVEDADLGALVLSVRDIGARRSLEEELTRQAFRDSLTGLANRALFHDRLEHAVARARRGGEHVTLLLIDLDNFKMVNDTLGHSAGDDLLTTVAERLSAQVRPSDTLARLGGDEFALLVEGVDEREAVALAERILAVVREPVNLAARDVVCTMSIGIAIAAPSDGTADTEELLRDADLAMYASKRNGRDRYAVFDPAMYADVLREARVRTELERAVAEEQFFVLYQPIVDMPSGRPTGVEALVRWRHPTDGVLGPDTFIPYAEESGLIVPLGRWVLRQACDQLAEWRRELPSARELHMSVNLSARQFQNPNLVEEVADAVSRSGIEPSCLVLEITETTLMRDSDVVLAALHGLRRLGVRVAVDDFGSGYSSLGYLKRFPVDILKIDRSFVQGEEDADAATLTEAVIGIGRALRLQTVAEGVETSAQWSTLRELGCDLGQGFYFARPSEADVIARLLAGDMPSVALLDAG
- a CDS encoding HD domain-containing protein, with amino-acid sequence MSLALTTLTEAAQQTAYALLGGMGARWRHSRGVAHRAAELAGPLGIDADLLVAAAWLHDIGYAPPAVVTGFHPLDGAGYLAARRWPPRVTGLVAHHSGAVFVAAARGLGGALAAFADEGGVVADALTYADQTVGPEGQRVTLADRRTEMLCRHGAHSWNARVDHVRWPHLRALAERVERRLAAAEPVRHARDGVAVPV
- a CDS encoding methyl-accepting chemotaxis protein → MRRVRIGTRLAAAFVAVLALLGVVAAVAFTGIRNQKATASEVRALQVLTSEAKEIRFYAASLNGWQSAYVADIHRLGAARAFGGDSVNYRAWQRERDRFQAYLKAVHKADMNGAEQALFAKVQKEAATYFGVNEQVVAAYKPGTPAAVRKGDQLAQYDSWNSYYRIMTATQRLVESVDQRSDQAVAESAAAADTAQRIILVGSALALLLGCLLALVVTRSITRPVVAARDALRRVADGELRVELPRGGTDEPAEMAAALGDALGSIHRVVVDVAAQAEVLDQTSAALDEVAQTFATNISETSTQARIVADASQEVSANVNSVAMGAEEMGSAIADIAESASQAAHVASEAVAAAGVANSTVASLGASSARIGDVLQLITAIAEQTNLLALNATIEAARAGELGKGFAVVAGEVKELAQETAKATEDIGRLVQDIQSDSAAAASAISGIGEIISRISGYQTTIASAVEEQTATTTEMNRGVAEAAGGSTQIAENIAAVAAAASAASDDVARSRAAAAELTRMSRQLREAVGQFRY
- a CDS encoding BMP family lipoprotein, with product MRTKMLVAAAAAGALALAGCANTPVAPADSAAAAAIAGLGAEHVKVGMAFDIGGRGDKSFNDMAGAGLDRAKKELEIEVTETAPAKEGDDVRLDTLRKLVAAGNNPVFAVGFQYVNALKKIATEHPETTFAIVDDDSIAADNVVSLVFAEEQGSFLVGAAAALKSKSGVVGYIGGVQIPLLQKFEAGFTAGAKHVNPKIKVKVKYLSAPPDFSGFGAPDKAKQIAADMLDDGADVIYAAAGGSGAGALQAVAATEGAAFVGVDSDQYASADGAVKSAVLTSMLKRVDNAVFQEIQAFVKGDRAGGVRRFDLKTDGVGYATSNSAQIAGLQPELDQLRQQLYDGRIVAPTKP